In Gordonia phthalatica, one genomic interval encodes:
- the nadB gene encoding L-aspartate oxidase has protein sequence MAKPDRSDLVVVGAGVAGLTAALVAAAEGRSVTVLTKGRAWEPSGVEHSTSTFYAQGGIAVVEPDNAEDSVALHLADTLAAGAGLTDPVETEPILADGWAAIAQLVGWGAEFDRGADGRFLRTREGGHSVRRIIHAGGDATGARVQEALAAAVAEAPIRVLDHAVATQILLAEGRAVGVEYVTDGVRGVVAASAVLLATGGLGHVYSATTNPSGSTGDGIALALRAGAQVADLEFVQFHPTMLYVPGARGRRTLVSEAVRGEGGVLVDVDGRSVTEGVHPLGDLAPRDVVARAVTAAMLRTGAPHVWLDLSPVAEFEKRFPTVTAGVHASGLGIDDGRLPVVPGAHYLCGGVVTDGDGRTSVPGLYAAGEVARTGLHGANRLASNSLLEGLVMGRATARASAAEPAVPIGDVPSLTALPACDRTALQDAMSSKVALDRSAAGLDEVAALLEAAPVRRLDTAADAEDANLTLTARAVVAAARAREESRGCHYRADFPDTAAVGVPRRFRFVDDEMVAAVPIG, from the coding sequence ATGGCGAAGCCTGATCGCAGTGACCTCGTGGTGGTGGGCGCGGGCGTCGCCGGATTGACCGCCGCGCTCGTCGCCGCCGCTGAAGGGCGGTCGGTGACCGTGTTGACGAAGGGGCGGGCGTGGGAGCCGTCGGGCGTCGAACACTCGACGTCCACCTTTTACGCGCAGGGCGGCATCGCGGTGGTCGAGCCCGACAACGCCGAGGACTCGGTCGCGCTGCACCTGGCCGATACGCTCGCAGCGGGCGCGGGCCTCACCGATCCGGTCGAGACCGAGCCGATCCTGGCCGACGGCTGGGCGGCCATCGCGCAACTCGTCGGGTGGGGCGCGGAGTTCGATCGCGGTGCGGACGGCCGGTTCCTGCGGACCCGCGAAGGCGGACACAGCGTCCGCCGCATCATCCACGCAGGCGGCGATGCGACCGGGGCGCGGGTGCAGGAGGCGCTGGCCGCCGCGGTCGCGGAGGCGCCGATCCGCGTCCTCGATCACGCCGTCGCCACGCAGATCCTGCTCGCCGAGGGGAGGGCCGTCGGCGTCGAATACGTGACGGACGGAGTGCGCGGTGTGGTGGCGGCATCGGCGGTGCTGCTCGCCACCGGCGGACTCGGACACGTCTACTCCGCCACCACCAATCCGTCGGGCTCCACCGGCGACGGCATCGCCCTCGCGTTGCGGGCCGGCGCGCAGGTGGCCGATCTGGAGTTCGTCCAGTTCCACCCGACCATGCTGTACGTGCCGGGTGCGCGCGGTCGTCGGACTCTCGTCAGCGAGGCGGTCCGCGGCGAAGGCGGCGTCCTGGTCGACGTCGACGGCCGCTCGGTGACAGAGGGCGTGCACCCGCTCGGTGACCTGGCCCCGCGCGACGTGGTGGCGCGCGCCGTCACGGCGGCCATGCTGCGCACCGGTGCCCCGCACGTCTGGCTGGACCTCTCGCCGGTCGCCGAGTTCGAGAAGCGATTCCCGACCGTCACCGCCGGCGTCCACGCGTCGGGTCTCGGCATCGACGACGGACGGTTGCCGGTGGTCCCCGGCGCCCACTATCTGTGCGGCGGTGTGGTGACCGACGGCGACGGCCGCACCAGCGTTCCCGGCCTCTACGCGGCGGGCGAGGTGGCGCGGACCGGTCTGCACGGTGCCAACCGGCTGGCGTCCAACAGCCTGCTGGAGGGCTTGGTGATGGGCCGGGCGACGGCTCGCGCCTCGGCCGCCGAGCCCGCGGTCCCGATCGGCGACGTCCCGTCGCTCACGGCCCTGCCCGCGTGCGATCGCACGGCCCTTCAAGACGCGATGTCGTCGAAGGTCGCACTCGATCGTTCGGCGGCCGGTCTGGACGAGGTCGCGGCGCTGCTCGAGGCCGCCCCCGTTCGGAGACTGGACACGGCGGCCGATGCCGAGGACGCGAATCTGACGCTGACCGCCCGCGCGGTGGTCGCCGCG
- a CDS encoding ABC1 kinase family protein: MTKNDEEGAAVRDRLPRVSALSEVTRFARTAGHTAFGTGRLVTTSVTDLLHGRRPGTATLAHELRRTFEQLGPTYVKLGQLIASSPGVFGATMADEFESLLDHVAPADPDAIRRIFVEDLGAEPEEVFAEFDMTPIASASIAQVHTATLKSGDQVVVKIQRPGIADRLAPDVAILERLAGVVEFSEYGRMLSARYVVEDFADGLDSELDFRNEAATMTEWFECLQQGPFGDRVRVPKVYDELTTARVMTMERIYATRIDDVRAVRAAGHDGEALCRNLLLSLLDSAFHGGLFHGDLHAGNVLVDDEGKLVMLDFGIVGRFDARTRRILRQLVVDLIVKQDYDSAGRAIFLLGAVHKPGSTAKGGDDLKKLTTPLSTTEMASMSYTDLGRQLAAVAKAHDARLPRELVLVGKQLLYVEKYMKLLAPRWKAISDREIYGYMAGIMKEAERDRRARGTAPRGTPSN; the protein is encoded by the coding sequence ATGACCAAGAACGACGAAGAAGGAGCGGCGGTCCGCGACCGTCTGCCCAGGGTGTCTGCGCTCTCGGAGGTCACCCGATTCGCACGGACCGCCGGCCACACCGCATTCGGAACCGGACGACTGGTGACCACGTCGGTCACCGACCTGCTGCACGGCCGTCGGCCCGGAACCGCCACCCTCGCCCACGAACTCCGCCGCACCTTCGAGCAGCTCGGCCCCACCTATGTGAAGCTCGGCCAGTTGATCGCCTCCAGCCCCGGAGTCTTCGGCGCCACCATGGCCGACGAGTTCGAGAGCCTCCTGGACCATGTCGCACCGGCCGACCCCGACGCGATCCGCCGCATCTTCGTCGAGGACCTGGGTGCCGAACCCGAAGAGGTCTTCGCCGAATTCGACATGACGCCGATCGCGTCCGCGTCGATCGCCCAGGTCCACACCGCGACTCTGAAGTCCGGCGACCAGGTCGTCGTCAAGATCCAACGGCCCGGCATCGCCGACCGCCTGGCACCCGACGTCGCGATCCTCGAACGCCTGGCCGGCGTCGTCGAGTTCTCCGAGTACGGCCGTATGCTCAGCGCCCGCTACGTGGTGGAGGACTTCGCCGACGGCCTCGACTCCGAGCTCGACTTCCGCAACGAGGCCGCCACCATGACCGAGTGGTTCGAGTGCCTGCAGCAGGGACCGTTCGGCGATCGCGTCCGCGTCCCGAAGGTGTACGACGAGCTCACCACCGCGCGCGTGATGACCATGGAGCGGATCTACGCCACCCGCATCGACGACGTCCGCGCGGTCCGCGCCGCCGGGCACGACGGCGAAGCGCTCTGCCGCAACCTGCTGCTGTCGCTGCTGGACTCCGCCTTCCACGGCGGCCTGTTCCACGGTGACCTCCACGCGGGCAACGTCCTGGTGGACGACGAAGGCAAGTTGGTGATGCTCGATTTCGGCATCGTCGGCCGGTTCGACGCCCGCACCCGCCGCATTCTGCGTCAGCTGGTCGTCGACCTGATCGTCAAACAGGACTACGACTCCGCCGGCCGCGCCATCTTCCTGCTCGGCGCCGTGCACAAGCCGGGCTCCACCGCCAAGGGCGGCGACGATCTGAAGAAGTTGACGACACCGCTTTCGACCACCGAGATGGCGTCGATGTCGTACACCGACCTGGGACGACAGCTCGCGGCGGTCGCGAAGGCGCACGACGCGCGCCTGCCCCGCGAGTTGGTGCTGGTCGGCAAACAGCTGTTGTATGTAGAGAAGTACATGAAGCTGCTGGCTCCGCGCTGGAAGGCGATCTCCGATCGGGAGATCTACGGCTACATGGCGGGGATCATGAAGGAAGCCGAACGTGATCGCCGCGCCCGAGGCACCGCCCCGCGCGGCACGCCGAGCAACTGA